A genomic region of Ketobacter sp. MCCC 1A13808 contains the following coding sequences:
- a CDS encoding protein YgfX: protein MPELELRGSVSFSLLIAVLHGLVVVALLQLPAAFLWLLPVAVLSLLLTVAKYGLLLLSRSVRKIRLAHDGWYLGLNNQVQLGPFELDDATRLDSGYLRLSLRRSALERRHLIINREMIGADQFRRLSVFLRWASEKGQQPEAANLRIRLKTFLAQRLPAGPRLRKSSSRAPK, encoded by the coding sequence ATGCCGGAACTTGAACTCCGAGGTTCAGTCAGTTTCAGCCTGCTGATAGCCGTGTTGCATGGCTTGGTCGTTGTGGCCCTGCTGCAGTTGCCTGCCGCATTTCTGTGGTTGCTTCCAGTGGCGGTGTTGTCGTTGTTGCTCACGGTGGCAAAGTACGGCTTGCTGTTATTGTCCCGCTCGGTGCGGAAGATACGGCTTGCCCATGATGGCTGGTATTTGGGATTGAATAACCAAGTACAACTGGGGCCCTTCGAGCTGGACGATGCGACCCGTCTTGATAGCGGCTATTTGCGATTGAGTCTGCGTCGCTCTGCGCTGGAGCGACGTCATCTGATTATCAATCGGGAAATGATCGGAGCTGATCAATTTCGTCGCCTGTCCGTATTCTTGCGTTGGGCCAGCGAAAAAGGCCAGCAACCTGAGGCGGCGAACCTCAGGATTCGCTTGAAGACGTTTCTGGCGCAACGCCTGCCTGCCGGGCCCAGGCTTCGGAAGAGTAGTTCCCGGGCACCAAAATAG
- a CDS encoding succinate dehydrogenase assembly factor 2, with amino-acid sequence MTETNHNQPESRRRLQWQCRRGIKEVEVLLIPFFEQRFDGLEALDQALFERLLEQHDVDLFEWFTYRSKPQDAELNRMVTMVLKRVDAGT; translated from the coding sequence GAGACTAATCATAACCAACCTGAAAGCAGACGCCGTTTGCAATGGCAATGCCGCCGGGGCATAAAAGAGGTGGAGGTGTTGTTGATTCCCTTCTTTGAGCAGCGATTCGATGGCCTGGAGGCGTTAGATCAGGCGCTATTTGAACGTTTGCTGGAACAGCATGATGTGGATTTGTTTGAATGGTTTACCTACCGCTCAAAACCCCAGGATGCGGAGCTGAATCGAATGGTGACGATGGTGCTGAAGCGTGTGGATGCCGGAACTTGA